Proteins from one Crocosphaera sp. UHCC 0190 genomic window:
- a CDS encoding NAD(P)/FAD-dependent oxidoreductase, giving the protein MNNSTAPTIIVGGGFVGLFTALHLSHRHYSEPIILIDSQERFVFKPLLFEYLTGEMQDEQVFPRYEELLEGTSLTFIQDQVTTIDLPQSRIQLASGLHYDYRYLVLGVGSIQGYFGTKGAKENAFAFRTQEDAISLEGHLRECLQQACQTENSQDYHSLLTIAVVGAGPSGVEMAATLADLLPSWYDKLGGNIRDIRIVLINHGTEILSGDINAHLQETALEALKSRTVTVELCLGVKVIEVEGNGLKYQQKDQEAIETLSTHTTIWTAGTATNPLIESLGQFLAENKDKHGLPLVTPTLQLPDFPKVFAAGDCAVVKDHPFPPVAQIAYQQGGEIADNLIALSQGKNIQPINPTLRGTLMKLGINNGVADLFDKIQVTGKTGDLIRNGTYLELLPTPIHNFKATTNWLTDEIFHRHHLPKSVTHPPEKQKTPLWIWGLLVAIALVTGYIVIWRTNKPSPQQQPDQKPVSSKLYPFKSL; this is encoded by the coding sequence ATGAATAACTCAACTGCTCCCACAATCATTGTTGGCGGAGGTTTCGTCGGACTTTTTACCGCATTACACTTGAGTCATCGTCATTATTCCGAACCAATAATATTGATTGATTCCCAAGAACGTTTTGTCTTTAAACCCTTACTGTTTGAATATCTCACAGGGGAGATGCAGGATGAACAAGTTTTCCCCCGCTACGAAGAACTATTAGAAGGTACTAGTCTAACTTTTATACAAGACCAAGTAACTACTATCGATTTACCACAAAGTCGGATACAATTGGCTTCAGGTTTACACTACGATTACCGCTATTTAGTATTAGGAGTCGGTAGTATTCAGGGCTATTTTGGAACGAAAGGAGCTAAAGAAAATGCCTTCGCTTTTCGGACTCAAGAAGATGCCATCAGTTTGGAAGGTCATCTTAGGGAATGTTTACAACAAGCTTGTCAAACCGAAAATTCTCAGGACTATCATAGTTTATTGACGATTGCCGTAGTTGGGGCCGGCCCTTCAGGGGTAGAAATGGCGGCCACTTTAGCCGATTTATTACCGAGTTGGTATGACAAGTTAGGGGGCAATATTCGAGATATTCGTATTGTTTTAATTAATCATGGCACAGAAATTTTGTCAGGGGATATTAATGCCCACCTCCAAGAAACTGCCCTAGAAGCGTTAAAAAGTCGTACCGTTACCGTCGAATTATGCTTAGGGGTTAAAGTGATAGAAGTCGAGGGCAACGGTTTAAAATATCAACAAAAAGATCAAGAAGCGATCGAGACATTATCGACTCACACAACAATTTGGACAGCGGGAACAGCAACCAATCCTTTAATTGAATCTTTAGGACAGTTTTTAGCAGAAAACAAAGATAAACATGGTTTGCCTTTAGTAACACCTACTTTGCAGCTTCCCGATTTTCCTAAAGTCTTTGCAGCAGGAGATTGTGCGGTTGTTAAAGACCATCCCTTTCCCCCTGTTGCTCAAATCGCTTATCAACAGGGGGGGGAGATTGCTGATAATTTGATAGCTTTATCTCAAGGGAAAAATATCCAACCCATCAACCCAACCCTACGGGGAACCTTGATGAAGTTGGGAATTAATAACGGGGTGGCTGATTTATTTGATAAAATACAGGTAACAGGAAAAACAGGGGATCTGATCCGCAACGGGACTTATTTGGAGTTACTACCTACTCCTATTCATAACTTTAAAGCAACGACAAATTGGCTAACCGATGAGATTTTCCATCGTCATCATTTACCCAAATCTGTTACCCATCCTCCCGAAAAACAGAAAACACCTCTTTGGATTTGGGGTTTGTTGGTTGCGATCGCTTTAGTGACTGGTTATATTGTAATCTGGCGCACCAATAAACCTTCCCCTCAACAACAACCCGATCAAAAACCTGTTTCATCTAAACTTTACCCATTCAAAAGTTTATAA